The following proteins are co-located in the Apium graveolens cultivar Ventura chromosome 5, ASM990537v1, whole genome shotgun sequence genome:
- the LOC141659915 gene encoding (+)-cis,trans-nepetalactol synthase NEPS1-like has protein sequence MNSSVLYNKKLDGKVVIITGGASGIGEATARHFADQGAQAVVIADLQDEKGLEVASSIGSCCTFIKCDVTDEQQVKSLVESTVKTHGKLDIMFSNAGVLSMSSSEQSILEFDLEASDKLFAVNVRGMIACVKHAGRAMVECGVKGSIVCTSSVVANTDAERPIDYIISKQAVVGLMRCASRGLGQHGIRVNCVSPGPIGTPLMCNWMQTNEEGIEKAFESMNFLKGGVLKLRNVADAVLFLASEDSQFVTGHNLVVDAGFRP, from the coding sequence ATGAACTCCTCTGTCTTATACAATAAGAAATTAGACGGCAAGGTTGTAATTATCACTGGCGGAGCCAGTGGCATTGGTGAAGCGACGGCTCGCCACTTTGCAGATCAGGGCGCACAAGCCGTGGTGATTGCTGACCTACAAGATGAAAAGGGTCTTGAAGTGGCCTCATCAATTGGTTCTTGTTGCACCTTCATCAAGTGCGATGTAACTGACGAGCAGCAAGTCAAATCTCTGGTGGAGTCAACTGTTAAGACTCATGGCAAGCTAGACATCATGTTTAGCAATGCAGGAGTCCTGAGTATGAGCAGCAGTGAACAAAGCATCCTGGAGTTTGATCTCGAAGCATCTGACAAACTCTTTGCTGTCAATGTTCGCGGGATGATCGCTTGTGTGAAGCACGCTGGACGTGCCATGGTGGAATGTGGTGTTAAGGGGAGCATAGTGTGTACATCAAGCGTGGTGGCCAACACAGATGCTGAGAGACCCATAGACTACATAATATCGAAGCAGGCAGTGGTGGGGTTAATGAGGTGCGCGAGTCGAGGGCTGGGACAGCACGGGATAAGGGTGAACTGTGTATCACCTGGACCAATAGGAACGCCACTGATGTGCAACTGGATGCAGACTAATGAAGAAGGAATCGAGAAGGCGTTCGAGTCGATGAATTTTTTGAAAGGAGGAGTGCTTAAACTGAGAAATGTGGCTGATGCAGTGTTGTTTCTTGCAAGTGAAGATTCTCAGTTTGTCACTGGACATAACTTGGTTGTTGATGCTGGTTTCAGGCCTTAA
- the LOC141659916 gene encoding (+)-cis,trans-nepetalactol synthase NEPS1-like, producing the protein MNASIICNKKLEGKLVIITGGSSGIGEATARHFAYHGAQAVVIADIQEEKGLEVASSIGSHCCTFIKCDVTDEQQVESLVESTVKTYGKLDIMFSNAGVLRMSGSEQNILDFDLKASDNLFAVNIRGMIACVKHAGRAMVECGIKGSIVCTSSVAASTDAPRSIDYVLSKQAVVGLMRCASRGLGKHGIRVNCVSPAVVGTPMMCKSMQTDEEGVEKVFESLNYLKGGALKVRNVADAVLFLACEDSQFVTGHNLVVDAGFRP; encoded by the coding sequence ATGAATGCCTCTATAATATGCAATAAGAAATTAGAAGGCAAATTAGTGATCATCACCGGGGGATCCAGTGGCATAGGTGAAGCAACGGCTCGCCACTTTGCATATCATGGTGCACAAGCTGTGGTAATCGCGGACATTCAAGAAGAAAAGGGTCTTGAAGTCGCCTCATCAATTGGCTCTCATTGTTGCACCTTCATCAAGTGTGATGTAACTGACGAGCAACAAGTTGAATCTCTGGTGGAATCAACTGTTAAGACTTATGGAAAGCTAGACATCATGTTTAGTAACGCCGGAGTGCTCAGGATGAGCGGCAGTGAACAGAACATCCTGGACTTTGATCTTAAAGCATCTGACAATCTCTTTGCTGTTAATATACGCGGAATGATTGCTTGTGTAAAGCATGCAGGGCGTGCCATGGTGGAATGCGGTATTAAGGGGAGCATAGTGTGTACATCAAGCGTGGCAGCGAGTACAGATGCTCCAAGATCCATAGACTACGTTCTGTCGAAGCAAGCGGTGGTGGGGTTGATGCGGTGCGCAAGTAGAGGGCTAGGTAAGCATGGAATAAGGGTGAATTGTGTCTCACCGGCGGTGGTGGGAACGCCCATGATGTGCAAATCAATGCAGACTGATGAAGAAGGAGTTGAGAAGGTGTTTGAGTCTTTAAACTATTTAAAAGGCGGAGCGCTTAAAGTGAGAAATGTGGCTGATGCTGTATTGTTTCTTGCTTGCGAGGACTCTCAGTTTGTCACCGGACATAACTTGGTCGTGGATGCCGGTTTCAGGCCTTAG
- the LOC141723643 gene encoding LRR receptor-like serine/threonine-protein kinase FEI 1: MKKLKMGILFFAFSAILQATLFNICSLALSQDGITLLNLKSTLNDSKSFLSDWKDSDETPCQWTGISCNADDYSVSSINLPYMQFGGFISPIIGKLRRLQRLALHQNSLHGVIPKEIANCSELRALYLRANYLQGEIPSNIGDLASLNILDLSSNSITGSIPSSLGHLAKLHYLNLSANFISGEIPDVGVLSKFRNNSFIGNIDLCGRQINKPCKTSLGFPAVLPHAESDQVAVPTKKSSHYVKGAVIGAMSALTVALLVLIVFLWVWFLLKKERAVKRYKEVKKQPSKETGTKLMTFHGDLPYPSSEIIEKLECLTEEDVVGTGGFGTVYRMVMNDCATFAVKRIDRSREGCDEVFEMELEILGNVKHINLVNLRGYCRLPNAKLLIYDYLALGSLDDFLHERWEDQSMNWSTRLRVALGSARGLAYLHHDCYPRIIHRDIKSSNILLDENLEPHVSDFGLAKLLIDEDAHVTTVVAGTFGYLAPEYLQSGIATEKSDVYSFGVLLLELVTGKRPTDPAFVKHGLNVVGWMNTLVRENRMVDMVDKRCKDTDIETEEAILEIAAKCTDANPDERPQMQRVLQLLEQEVMSPCPSDFYDSHSDYV, translated from the exons ATGAAAAAACTAAAAATGGGCATTTTATTTTTTGCATTTTCAGCTATATTGCAAGCAACCCTTTTCAACATTTGCTCTCTTGCTCTAAGTCAAGATg GTATtacattgttgaatttgaaaaGTACTTTAAATGATAGCAAGAGTTTTCTCAGTGATTGGAAAGATAGTGATGAAACTCCTTGTCAGTGGACTGGTATTTCTTGCAATGCAGATGACTATTCAGTTAGTTCAAT AAACTTACCTTATATGCAGTTTGGAGGGTTTATATCTCCAATTATTGGTAAATTAAGAAGACTTCAGAGGCT GGCACTTCATCAGAACAGCTTACATGGTGTTATTCCGAAGGAAATTGCCAATTGTTCTGAACTCAGAGCTCT GTACTTACGAGCTAATTATCTTCAGGGTGAAATACCATCAAATATTGGGGACCTTGCATCTCTCAATATATT AGACCTATCAAGCAATTCAATTACGGGTTCCATACCATCCTCGCTTGGTCATCTCGCAAAGCTACATTATTT GAACTTATCAGCAAACTTCATTTCCGGTGAAATTCCAGACGTGGGGGTACTTAGCAAGTTTAGAAACAATTC GTTTATTGGTAATATAGATCTCTGTGGTCGGCAAATAAACAAGCCATGCAAAACTTCATTGGGGTTCCCTGCAGTGTTGCCACATGCTGAAAGTGATCAAGTTGCTG TTCCTACCAAGAAATCTTCTCATTATGTCAAAGGAGCTGTGATAGGAGCTATGTCCGCACTGACAGTAGCCCTTCTTGTGCTCATTGTTTTTTTATGGGTTTGGTTTCTGTTAAAGAAAGAGAGGGCTGTCAAAAGATACAAGGAAGTGAAAAAACAACCTTCCAAGGAAACAG GCACAAAGCTTATGACTTTCCATGGTGACCTTCCATATCCCTCAAGTGAGATTATAGAAAAACTTGAATGCCTTACGGAGGAAGATGTTGTAGGAACCGGAGGTTTTGGTACTGTCTATCGTATGGTAATGAATGATTGTGCTACATTTGCTGTAAAAAGGATTGATAGGAGTCGTGAGGGCTGTGACGAGGTATTTGAAATGGAACTGGAGATACTGGGAAACGTGAAGCACATTAATTTGGTCAATCTTAGAGGTTATTGTAGGCTCCCTAATGCAAAGCTTCTTATCTATGACTACTTGGCCTTGGGAAGCTTGGATGATTTCTTGCATG AGCGTTGGGAAGACCAATCAATGAATTGGAGTACTCGCTTGAGAGTAGCCCTTGGTTCTGCTCGTGGATTGGCATACTTACACCATGATTGCTATCCAAGAATTATCCATCGTGATATAAAATCTAGCAACATACTCCTAGATGAAAACTTAGAACCCCATGTGTCAGACTTTGGCCTGGCCAAGCTTTTGATCGACGAGGATGCTCATGTTACAACAGTTGTTGCCGGCACTTTTGGCTATTTGGCACCAG AGTATCTACAGAGCGGAATTGCCACTGAGAAGTCTGATGTGTATAGCTTTGGAGTTCTTCTTTTAGAGCTTGTAACTGGAAAGAGGCCCACTGATCCTGCCTTTGTTAAACATGGTTTAAATGTTGTTGGTTGG ATGAATACGCTGGTACGTGAGAATAGAATGGTAGACATGGTAGACAAAAGGTGCAAGGACACGGATATAGAAACTGAGGAAGCAATCCTGGAAATAGCTGCAAAGTGCACTGATGCAAATCCAGATGAACGGCCGCAGATGCAACGAGTGCTCCAGTTACTAGAGCAAGAGGTCATGTCACCTTGCCCAAGTGATTTTTATGATTCTCATTCAGACTATGTCTGA